The Gopherus evgoodei ecotype Sinaloan lineage chromosome 4, rGopEvg1_v1.p, whole genome shotgun sequence nucleotide sequence TAACATGTATCCATGAGCTGGTGGAGCGACTGGGTGCTCTGCCAGAGCATTCTGTGCTTCCATGCCGTTTTCTCCGTGTGCTGGCTCCACATCTTCAAACGCTTCAATGCGTGCTCAAGCTTTCTCCAAGATGGAGCTTGTCTCCTCTTCTGGAAGAACGTTGTTCATGGGATCGCCAGGTGCCATCCACTTCCAGTGATGTGTAGCCTCATTCATAAATTTGTGGATTCTAACGCCAGGGTTATATGCCATCCCTCTTAGAGCATGGCAGATGATTGATGCAGCATAGATGATGGCTTCCACAAGGATGTCTTCAAACCCACTTTCCTGCATCACACTGCCCACATCACCCATGACATTCATTGCACGATACATGTCTTCCATCTCAAGGCAGCCATTGTCAAATTCCCTTTGAGTCCTCCATTTAATCAACTGTGCTTTGCAGGAGGTTGCTTCATCATAAGTCTAGACCTGGCCTAGAGTGGAGAACATACCCAGAAAGTATTTCATTGAGGTGTACGCTGCATTAACATCAGTAGCATGTGCAGCAAGCATTGGACGGCAGCCAATATGCATAAACTATAAAACAGCGACAAAAACTTTTCTCCAGTCAGTCCTTTCCACGAATACTGACAAATATTTAGACGCATTACATGGTGCAAACAGGCTCATGCTGTCGCGTGACTACAGACTACTGCTTTAACCACACGCAAAAAAAGTACAGGAACATGCATCAAATATATCACCTGGTGCTAAATATTTCCCAGACAGCACTATTTTGCATACAGAGTTGCATGATCAATTGTACGTAGACGTTTTCTGCCAATTTTGGTCAAATTTAAGACTGTTTCTTCGAGTTATGCCCCTTTTGGGGATTTGATGGGTTTTTGTTCAGCCTCAATGCCCTACAACGTTTAAACATTTACGTGCTATAGAAAAACTGTACCACTCCAGAATCTGTATCCACCTTGGTGCTACCCAGCAGATACATGCATCACATGTGATAGCAACGACATTTTTCTAGCCCATCGCTTACCCTAACTCATTAATAAGACCCCTTCTTAAATCTGTCTGGGAGACTGCTGACCCCCACTCCACTGCTGTAtaatcccagccccactcccctcccaaagccaggaatagaacccaggagtcctgacacctcGCCCCTGCGGTAACTACtagacccccccccactcctttcctcCAGGAGTTTTGCTCAGTAATGCCACCTAGTAGCCCCCAAGGGCAGAGCAGAGTGACAAGGCGGTGCTGCTCTGGCTGAAGATGGTGACTTAGTTTCTCTTTCGTAGTGGGGTGATTGGCAGTGGGCTCTGCGTGTTCTCCAGATACCCAATCCTGGACACCTTCCTGTACCAGTACTCCCTGAACGGCTACCCTTACATGGTGAGTGCAGGGGGCCGAACGCCACGGGGGCTGCTAACAGCCAAGTCACAGGCGGGGGGCGGGCCCTTTGCAGCGACGCTCAGATTGTAAccagccttctctctctcctctcctgtccCGGCAGCTCCAGCACGGGGACTGGTTCTGCGGCAAGGCCGTGGGGCTCCTCGTCATCAAGATCTGTGGGATTATCTTCCACGTGTACGTGACCCACGTGAGTATCACTGcggggaaggtgggggtgggggccaaGGATCTAACAGACTGGGAGTCACTGGAAGAACAGCGTGCAGTCTAGTTTGAGATGTCTCAAGCCATGGGGTCTCTCACTGTTTCCCCTGGAAGACCGTTCCACCAGCAGGAAAGGATTCCTGATTGCCTTTTGCTCAATTTCACCCCACTAGCCCCAGCTGAGCCCCCTTAGACCAtcagtcccttcccctcccccggaCATTCACCCCTCCCGCACAGCAACATTGCTGTTCTGACATGGGACAGGAAAGAAGTCTGGATGCTCCGGACATCCCCTGCTGGCACAGATCTTGGAAACAAAAGACTGCCAGCGAGAGGGGCTCCGTTAGTGCCAGATGTGATGGGAGCCTGTGCGATGCACTAACCAGCAATATCCGGTCATTACCCAGCAGGGCTGGATTCAGCCCTGGAGGTGAAAAGCCTTCTCTCCTTCTCCATCCAGTGCCTCTTGCCTCATCTCCTTGCCTGGAGATATCTAAAGCCAGACTGCATGGAGCATGGAGCACACCGGGCATTGGTATAGGGCGGATGAGAGCTAGGTTCCCAGTGTCTGTCCCCGAGCGCCTGGACTCATTGCCTATGTCCTCCCTTTCCCCAGCTACATGCGGAGTACTGCCGGGACAAGGACGCTTACCTCCCCCATCGAGTGGTGCAGGCCTGGGAGTTGGCTCAGTTCATACAGTGAGTAAAGCAGAGACGCCCCCCGCGGGCTTATCGCCAATGGGACCTTGTTTGTACCCCGGTGTCTCGTCTCATCTAGGGAACAAAGGGGCTTTAGCAGGGGAGCTCGGAACTGCTCCAGACTTGGCCAATCCCCGCAGGGGGTGCTGTAGAAAACGCTGTGGGTGCATCAGCTGTGGAAGAAGCCCCCAGCTACTCTAGTCCCTGGCTTTCTCAGCAGGGGGTGCCATAGGGAGCATGACGGGGGGGCTAGCTCGCTCTCTGGCCATGCCGAGTGACTCTGTCCCGTCCCCTCAGGCACACCTCAAAGGGAGCAGACGTGGTGCTGCTCGGTGGGGATTTGAACATGCACCCTGGGGACGTGGGGATCCGGCTGCTGCGAGGCTGGACAGGGCTGCGGGACTCCTTCCCCGACACAGAGAGGTTCGAGGTAAGGACTTCCCTGTagggcctgggcagggaggagctgctgcgAGGGAGATGGGCGAGCATGCAGGACTGGCTGGCGTGGCAGGGGGCACAGACAGTAAATACCTGCAGCAGGTAAACCCAGAAACTGGGCTCCCCTCCCACCTGCTGACCCTCCTTTGCACCCTGAGtgcccccaagctccctccctggcctgctgtcccccagcccctccacctcccctcccagccaccagccaGGCTGCAGTCCCTGTAAGAGTCCAGAGCCCCTGCCCCTCAGCGGGCCGctggctctgctccccacccACTCTGGGAGAAGGGCAGGGTCTGGTCCGTCAGGAGGGGCACCAACTGACCTTGCGTTGGCTCCCAGGGCTGTGAGGACGGCTGCACCCTGGTCCCAACCAACTGTTTCATCAACAAGGAGGAACTGCAGCCCTTCCCGCTGGGAATCCGCATCGACTACATTCTCTACAAGGTACATGGGGCGGAGACGGGaggtgacctgcccaaggtcacaggttgcgtccagggcagagctgggaacagggccctgggctgcatcCTGGTGCCGGGAACTGCCCAGCAGGCTGCATTgcctcctgcctcccagcactGCGAGCCAGACCGGAGAGGCAGAAGCGGCCTGTCTGGGTCTGGTCCATCCCACACTCACACTCTGTTCTTCAGGCTGTTGTCCTGGCTGCTTCAGCCCTCAGCTCCAGAGACAGCAGCCTTTCCAGAGCAGGTCTGTGCCTGTTACGTACCCTTGCATCAGGGACTGTTGGGCTCAAATGCTGCTTTGCATTGGTAGAGCACAGTGTTGTTACGCTGTTACTGCCACCAAGGTCTTATGCACAGCGTTTTTCATCcatagacctcaaagcacttttacCAATGAGGTCAAtagcattagccccattttacagatggggaaactgaggcatggggtgaTGATTTGCCCGAGGTCACTGAGCAGGCCaagggcagagttgggaatagaccCCTCAGTCTCCTGAGacctagtccagtgctctgtccattaGGCAGCACTGCCTCCCATATTATATAGTAGATCTTGCTGGTTTTGAAGTCCCTTAGCCAAAATCCATAGCCCTTGCACTGTGGAAGTCTTCCTGCTTTTCACATCTGAGCAGGTGGGCACCGTGGACTGAACGCAGGCCTGGGACACAGGAAGGCCTTAGTTATAACCCCAGCTCCTGCCACTTGCTCGCTGTATGGCCTTGGGCGACATTGCTGCCCTGCTCGGTCTGTAACTTGAGGGTGGAGCTCAGCTCTGTCAGCCTTCTGGACAGTGGGGAAATATTGCCAGTAAAAACTCCCCATCTCGAGATGTTTCTgtgtggttagagcagggcactCGGCCTCCTAGCTTCCACTTCAGTCTCTAGGCCACGGAGCAGCACACTTCACTTTCACCAAGTGGGCCACGTCCCATGACAGGCTGAGGAGGGGCCGTGGGGAGAATGGCCCCCGGACCCCATCGCCCACCATCTTCTCTTCCCCTAGGGACTGTCTCACTTTGCAGTGAAGTGTGACAGCCTCGTGACCACTACGGGCACCGCCCCCGGAAAGAGCATTCCCTACTCGGACCACGAAGCTGTCATGGCTACGCTGTGCGTGAAGCCACGAGAGGAGGCCAAGGGCTCGAGCAGCGCAATCGGTGAGTGCCTGGGCTGCTCAGACCTCGCCAACGGGGGCGCAGCTGGCTcagagagggcagcccagggcctGGAGCACTGGGATCTTGAGAGAGCTCTGCCAGCTGGGTCAGCCTGCCAAGGCATTAGGTGGGCCTCTGACcgcagccacttctgggctccTTCTTCCAGGCTCTGCAGGAACGAGGCCACGGTAGCAGATGGACCTTGCAGGCCGTTTGCAAACCCCAAGAGAGCAATCAAGGGAACAGCTGGGTTTGATCCCAGAGCCCGATCGTTTCCGTCCAGCTGGCGCTAGGGATCTCACATCACGTGGCAAGAAAAAGACCGAGAATGCATAGAGCCTAGCAGTGAAgcaaagcactgtgggatacctgccCAGAATGCCCCACACTTGCTCTGTCCTGAAGCAGAAAATGGCTTACACTGGGTACCACATTGACAGCAGGCACCAGTTAGTGTGCAAAAACTCAATGCAAATTAACCCCCCCACGctgcatagacaaggccttagcagTCCCACTGATTGCCTTATCGGCACAGTGCATCTCTCTGGTGGGTAAGACACCGTGAGCCCCGGGGAGGCTGGGGCTGTATCTGAGGCAGCCTGGCTGGCTGGGAGGAGCCGTCCCACGCGGTGGCTAAGCCCCCGTTTTCTCTTGCAGAGCCGGAGCTGGTGGACGTGGTGAATGAGGCCCGGACAGAGGTGCGGGTGGGTCTGCACACCGCCGAGCGCCAGCGCTACTCCAATGGCCGCATGGCCAtcctggccctgctcctgctgctcctgcaggcGGCCATGGGCCTGAGctccctggtgggctgggactccccccagcccttccccaagTTGTCCTTCTCCCTGCTGAGTTTGCTGGCTACGGTGGTGCTGCTGCTCTCGATGGTGGTGTACGTCTTTCACACCATCGAGGTGAAGATGCTGCAGGGGACGGAGGAGCAGATGAGGCTGGCGCTCCAGGCGCTGCAGGACAAGCTCAGCTCCATGTAGGACAGTGGTGGGgttgggaggggggtgaggggatcAAGAGGTTCCTGGGCACTCAGTGGATGGCACTACCAGCTGGCAGCAGCTACTCTGGAGAGCAGGGGGTTTCTTTTGCACTGGATTGCTCCACAGACCTTTTTATGGTTAACTTGATTTTTAAACAAGCGGCATTACTGAGCATTTGGTATCTTACTGATTACAGCAGGTTTTCTATTGCTGCCTTTTAGAGTTAAATAAACTTTCTGAACAGATGTTTGTATTCACTCCTTTAAGAGACTGAGTGCTTGTAACACTGCTAACAGGAGGTGGGGTGTTAGTTACGGGAGATCTCTCGAAGGGACATCTTCATAGGAAAGAACACAGACTGCTGTTCCCCTCGACGCACACGGGGATAGGACAGGCCTGTTGGTAATACAGTTAGACTTGTCCCGCCGTGACTGAAGGTGCGTGTGTAGACATACAGGAGCTAGCTTTAATCCAGCTAGTTCAGATACCGGAGCAGTGAAACCCGAGTCATTACCCAGGAAGGAAAGGTTGCAGACTCCTGACCTAAGGCAAAGCCGTAAGGAGTTGGAGTTACAAGGCCTGTCCCCCCAGCTCAGGGTATgtagatatactggcattagcaTTGATCTAGCTAGCTCCCAACCATAGGAGCAGCACAGGCTATACCACCCCGCCCAGAGTGTGCACTGGAGTGGCTAGTCCATGCAGCCACCGCTTCCCTGCTAGTGGAGCTAGGTAGATGGAAACTAACCCCATGTGTCCAGCTGACACACCCAGTGACAAAACCCAGCCATTCTCCGCCTACTCTTCAATTCCTGCTCCTTAGTCTTTTTCACTGGCTTTGGCTGGATCCTGTTAGACTCCCGGAGATTGCACTGAGCATTAGTAAGTCCCACCAGTTTCCATGGACACTGAAGACATCTGCTGACAGAGAGGAgggacaaggcgggtgaggtaaaatcttttattggaccaactgctgcgAGGGAGTGACAAGTTATTGAGCTTACAGagttcacccaccttgtctctctagtaccCAGGAACCGACATagctaccacaacactgcataCGACATCAGAGAGGAGAAGTTACAGGAATCTGTGATGAGggggaccagcaggaggcgctgtgcccCGTGACGGTAGTGGAGCTTAGCTTAGGCACTGTTGGCCAGATACTGCAGGCTGTAGCTGTTTGATTAGTTCTCTGGCACTGGCTAGGCCCCCGTGTCTGAGTTGCAGAAGGAAACATTTGGGGGACACACTAAGACCAGTTTCTAACAGGACTGATCTGAAAGGAATCCAGCAACTCCCTGAGGCTTAAAAGGAACCTGAGAGCTCATGCCCTGAATAACTGAATCGTGCCCATTTAGCATTAAGGCCAAGGCTGTATCTTCACTGGGGGAAAAGGGGTTAGTTAACTTGGCTTAAACATCCACACTGCAAGGCAGCTGGAGTAAACCTTGCCGGGGAGTCTCGTGTATCCATCAGCTAAGGCAGGAGTGACCACCCTGAGCCTGAGGAGGAACCAGAATTTACCAACGTACATTGCCGAAGAGCCACCGTAATACGTCGGCAGCCAcaccgatcagcacctccctctccctcccggcACCTCGATAAGCTGTTTTGTGGCacgcaggaggctctgggagggaggagcgagggcacagcaggctcaggggagggggcgggaagtgggggcagggccaggggttgagcagagaGCActcccagcacactggaaagttggcacctgtagctccagccacggagtcggtgcctgtacaaggagccacgTGGCTccggagccccaggctggccacccctgggctAAGGGGTGAGAACACTCGACGCTCTACCCCCACCTGGCAACACGGGCTTAATGCTACAGCTGCCTGGTGCGTTTCTAACATGTTACAAGCTCGGTGTCGGCCTTGTTCTCTACTGAAGTCAAATGCTGCCACACAGCCCAATCCGCTCCCCCTCGCTCCGGGGAGCGGCGCTCAAGCACTAAAACAAGAGAGGAAACTGCTAAGCCTGCCTGGTGGGTTGGGGCCCAGCCCCATGAACAAAAACCCCCGTTCCAAGAACTGGGCTGGTCCTGCCATTCAGCCAGAGCAGGCGAAAGAGGAGCCTGGTGCTCCAGACAGCAGATTCATCCCCTTCATTGAGGCTTTGGCAGTAACTTCAGTGTCAGGCGCACGCTGCCTCGGTACGTGCTCCCTTACCTCTCCCAGGGTGACCTGACCGTGCCGGCAGCTCTCACGCTGCTGGGGAGAGGCCCGCAGTGTCTCATGGGCCGTCGGTGACACAGGCAGTTGTGTCCTAGCAGAACGAGGAGCCAGGCTGATGTAGGGGAACAGTCCCTGCTGGGTCCgtagcagggagcaggctggcagctCATCAGCCTGCCCACCCTTGCGCTGTCCCTGGGAGATCCTCACTCAGCTCGCTAAGGCGCTTCTCCTCCAGCACATGGATCAGGGCATTTCGCTGGTTCACCACCTCCACCAGCTGGGCCAGGATCTCCTTCTCCGCCAGCCTGTCCTGGGGCATTTTCAGCGTCTCTGCAAGAACAGAGCAGGGAGTGAGTTCCTAGAGCCCTGCCGCAGCCAGCGCCTGGCACAGCATGCTAGCAGCGTTAGAGCTCGGTTCTCCCGCCCCAGGGTGCCAGGCCGGTCCCTCTACAGAGACACCCCCATTAGTATAAATGCCTCCATCCCTGCAGCGACACTGGACCAGAGGGGGGGCAGGATACATATTCAGGCTGAATGGCGTGGAACTGCCCTGCTCATCCGCACTGCTCCAGAAAAGTGAATCAACTTGGAGATTAGGAGTCTCCTGCTTCCCAATGAGGACAAGGGAAGcagtgatcagagactggccgcCTGGGTTCTACTTCTGGCTACGTGAAagtcacctcagtttcccctggctgtaaaatcacatttctgcccccccactccccttctggggcagagaggagacagCTTCAGTCCATCCACGGGTGCAGAACGCCGATCTCCCTGAAGGACAAGAGGTCACCAGACCGCCCCGTGGGAGGACAGACTCCTCCAGATAATCCCGAAGCAGCACGTCAATAGCAGGCGTAATATAGGTAAGTAGCCTGTGCCCGCCCAGCACCCCTAGAGCTCAGCAGGAGGGTGAGGAAGCTCTTGGCACTGCTGACAGTGGGTAAATCAGGCCCACAATTCCCAAAGCATGCTGGGGTCTGATCCCTGCAGGGTTGCTGAGTGCTCCCTGCTCCTAGGGAGTTCAATAGATGCCCAGTGCCTTGCTGGGCGGGTGGGGAATCTGAAGCCCCCCAAATTAGTGACCGGTGCTGGCACAGAATGTTGGCTGGAGCCTCCATCTGTAACGCGGGAAAGGTTCGCACTGCAGAGAGCCACTCAGAGCCATAAAGCATTAGTGCACGGAGAGACAGACTGCGGAGGATGCCCAGAATAATGTACAGTCATTCCAATTGCTTGTGCCACCTTCCCATTTCAACtggcggggcagggaggggccgTGCTGCAGGTTGCCTCCGTCCCCCCAGGCGCCTGTGCATGTGACCAGCCCGGCAGCAAAAGGAAGCTGCAAGGCCATGAGGGGCGTGCTCCCTCTTACCTTCCATGTTCATGTATCGCCGCAGTTCCTGGTCCAGCTGGCACTGCTTCTCCTCCAGCTTCAGCTCTTGCACCCTGCAGGGCGAGAAAATAAGACCCGTGTCAGACCCCGGAGCCGggacagcagcagcccagggcttctgccctgtgggccTTCAGTGCTGGGCAGATCTCCACTCCCCAGAGCAAGACACTGAAGGAAGTCCTCTGCCCCGTGTCTGTCTCTCTGAGGCAGCAGGTGTGTTTAAGGACATGGTAACACGCCTGGGTAGGGGGATGGATTGGCAGGACATTGGGGTGGCTGGAACTGGGCAATACCGAAGGCATGTTTCGCACAGTGTACGTGTAACAGCTTTGCGCACAAAAGGCTCAGAGTTGTATTGGGAGCTCATGTcaccctctgctggctgaggAGATGTGAGCAGGGGGCCAGCTGCACGCTGGAAAATAGAAACAGCCATTTTAGGCCACTGTGATAGGTTGCTGGGATTTGAAGGTTCAGTCTCGAATCTGGCAATCCCCCGGCAAGGAGCAGCCCTGGCCTTTCTAGTGAATAGAGCTGCTCTCACTCCCACTGTGGGGGCATCAGACCATGCCACTGGTGTGGGACAGCCGCATTGCAGGCTACTGAATTTTAGTGGAGGAGGAAGAATTTCTCTTCAGTTTTGTTTAAAAGGACAGCTGCTGGGACAGTTAGAGACAGTCCTGGCTGAGGCAGGTGaggggcagagcacaggtggggcTATTGAAGGAGCACTGATATCATGAATCCCAGTGCACCTCCCCACACCGCTATACACACACAACCGCGTCTTACTCAATCATGAGGTCCGACTCCTCGGAAACCAGGCTGTTCTTCTTCTGCACCAGAGAGAGTAACTTGTTCATCCACTGAGTCTTCAGCTCAGACTGGGTCCCTAAGGGGCGGGAAGAGGGGAGACTGTGTGGGTAGGACATAAAGGTGCCCCAGAGATGTCACTGACCCGGAGACAAGGGCTGGTGAATGGGAGTTAGGGTGATGATACCTGTCCCTGTGGGACACTGAGACAGTACATCCTAGTGGtgcctgtctgcaggcactggtACATTGGGATTCCTCCTACCTCCTTCGCCCCGCAGTGACCTCTCCAGCTGTatccccttctcctccagcttccGGAACGTCACCTCAATCTCCTCCAGACGCCTCTGGATGGACTGGAATGCACCAGAGAAAGGTCACTTGGATACTTTGTCTTCCTTTCCTAGCATCTCTAACCTCCGGGGAAGGGTCAAATTATGGCCTCTCCAGCTGCTGGCAAGGGGGACAGGATGCCAAGGACCAATTCTCAGGAACTAATAATAATGTCACCCTTGTACGGCACCTTTAATCCACGCACTATCATCGCCTAAGCTCAGCACCCCTGGGAGGCAGGCGTTaactttccctgtctgtaaacTGCGGCTGGCCAAGGCACAGAGTGCAGGGATTTGTCCAGGATCACAGCAAGTCAGccagagagctgggaacagagcccaaaagccctgtcatagaatcatagaaatgcagggctggaagggatcacGAGgcgtcattgagtccagccccctgcgctgaggcaggaacaCGTAAacctagagcatccctgacaggggtttgtccaacctgttcttaaaaaccaccaacgatggggattccacaacccgccttggaagcctgttccagagtgtAACTATcctgatagttagaaagtttttcctaatatccaacctaaatctcccttgctgcagatgaagcccattacttcctgtcttaccttcagtggtcatggagaacaattgatcaccgtcctccTCATAACCGCCCTTAGCATCTCTGAAGACTATTATCAGATCCCTCTGCATGACTAaacatgccaatttttttaaccttccctcacaggtcaggttttctaagcctttgagcatttttgttgctctcctctggactctttccaatttgtccacatctttcctaaacccCGGTgcattgatttttccttcccaaatgaagtactttgcacttgtctttgtcttgttgatttcagaccatttctccaatttgtcaaggtcgttttgaattctaatcctggcctctaaagtgcttgcaacccctcccagtgtggtatcatctgcaaattttataagcatcctcTCCAGTCCATTCTCCAAATCAATGCCCAAGAGAGTGAGTGAATaatggtggggggaggaatgTTCGCGAGACACTTCAGGAGTTAACCCAACGTGGTAAACAGATGATGCACAACTGCATACACTATCAGTGGGGATGGTGAGTTGTTCATCTCCCCCTGAAACATCCAGCGTTACTCACCGGGACTAGATCAATGAACCATTGGTCTGTTCTCATGCAGCCATGTCTACGTTCCTGGCTCTAGCCACTGGAGTAGACAGCAACAGAAGACCAGACTGAGAAAATCCCTAAGAGTATGATGGGCTGGCATTGAGGAAGCGCTGAACTAGCCTATTGAGAGCTTTCCCAGCCCACTGGCTGCAGTGACTCTTGGAGATTCTCCCACCCCTGCTATTCCTTACTAGGACAGGCGGTGGGTagagccccaggccccacccccagcaccagggAATGGGCATTACCTGGGCTTTGCAGAACCTCttcatctcttcctctttggcgcgGCGGGTCAATGTTCTCTTCCAGGTGGGATATTTTTCCTTTTCGCCCAAACTTAGGAGACGCTGGA carries:
- the SMPD2 gene encoding sphingomyelin phosphodiesterase 2 isoform X1 — protein: MPRAPRLAAGSAAREAGACRQQSRIPLVFRPLLLERQEGSATHQLAAMDTDPPLQLRVFNLNCWAIRYLSKLRQERIGLIGDTLRQEGFDLALLQEVWSERDYCELKQKLTACYPYSHYFKSGVIGSGLCVFSRYPILDTFLYQYSLNGYPYMLQHGDWFCGKAVGLLVIKICGIIFHVYVTHLHAEYCRDKDAYLPHRVVQAWELAQFIQHTSKGADVVLLGGDLNMHPGDVGIRLLRGWTGLRDSFPDTERFEGCEDGCTLVPTNCFINKEELQPFPLGIRIDYILYKGLSHFAVKCDSLVTTTGTAPGKSIPYSDHEAVMATLCVKPREEAKGSSSAIEPELVDVVNEARTEVRVGLHTAERQRYSNGRMAILALLLLLLQAAMGLSSLVGWDSPQPFPKLSFSLLSLLATVVLLLSMVVYVFHTIEVKMLQGTEEQMRLALQALQDKLSSM
- the SMPD2 gene encoding sphingomyelin phosphodiesterase 2 isoform X2; this encodes MDTDPPLQLRVFNLNCWAIRYLSKLRQERIGLIGDTLRQEGFDLALLQEVWSERDYCELKQKLTACYPYSHYFKSGVIGSGLCVFSRYPILDTFLYQYSLNGYPYMLQHGDWFCGKAVGLLVIKICGIIFHVYVTHLHAEYCRDKDAYLPHRVVQAWELAQFIQHTSKGADVVLLGGDLNMHPGDVGIRLLRGWTGLRDSFPDTERFEGCEDGCTLVPTNCFINKEELQPFPLGIRIDYILYKGLSHFAVKCDSLVTTTGTAPGKSIPYSDHEAVMATLCVKPREEAKGSSSAIEPELVDVVNEARTEVRVGLHTAERQRYSNGRMAILALLLLLLQAAMGLSSLVGWDSPQPFPKLSFSLLSLLATVVLLLSMVVYVFHTIEVKMLQGTEEQMRLALQALQDKLSSM